A single genomic interval of Pyruvatibacter sp. HU-CL02332 harbors:
- a CDS encoding CmpA/NrtA family ABC transporter substrate-binding protein — translation MSFDKDPFDAKAKLWNPCSCGGNHSQAEHDTVSAVDAEVAPLDVAEEKVNSEEILSRHIESAVMKAVFGTDMARRNFLTAVGASTAAAALSQVFPMGAAKAVAQEMSGQLEKTKLSVGFVPITCATPIIMASPMGFYEKYGLDVDVIKTAGWAVARDKSLSGEYDAAHMLTPMPLAITMGAGSTAVPWTMPAVENINGQAITLATKHKDKNDDPSKWKGFKFAVPFDYSMHNFLLRYYVAEHGLDPDTDIQIRVLPPPEMVANLAAGNVDGYLAPDPFNQRAVYDGVGFIHKLTKEIWDGHPCCAFAASQAFVDEMPNTFIALYKSIIDATAFASAQENRKEVAAAISPRNYLNQPVTVVEQVLTGTFADGLGNVQKVPDRIDFNPFPYHSMAIWILTQMKRWGYISGDVDYKGVAEQVYLATDAQKVMTDMGLTPPVETYDSYEVMGKTFDPNLPEEYVNSFAIRR, via the coding sequence ATGAGCTTCGATAAGGACCCCTTTGATGCGAAAGCCAAACTGTGGAACCCCTGCTCCTGCGGGGGAAACCATTCGCAGGCGGAGCACGACACGGTAAGTGCTGTTGATGCAGAAGTGGCGCCGCTTGACGTTGCCGAGGAGAAGGTCAACTCCGAAGAAATTCTGTCGCGTCACATCGAATCCGCTGTGATGAAAGCGGTGTTCGGGACCGACATGGCGCGCCGCAATTTCCTGACGGCAGTTGGCGCCTCTACGGCGGCTGCTGCCCTCAGTCAGGTGTTCCCCATGGGAGCCGCCAAGGCAGTGGCTCAGGAGATGTCTGGCCAACTTGAAAAAACCAAATTGTCCGTGGGCTTTGTTCCCATCACCTGTGCGACGCCCATCATCATGGCGAGCCCGATGGGGTTCTATGAAAAATACGGACTTGATGTGGATGTCATCAAGACGGCCGGCTGGGCTGTGGCTCGCGATAAGTCATTGTCCGGTGAGTATGACGCAGCACATATGCTGACGCCGATGCCGTTGGCGATCACCATGGGCGCCGGTTCAACGGCGGTGCCTTGGACCATGCCTGCTGTCGAAAACATCAACGGACAGGCCATTACCCTCGCCACGAAGCACAAGGACAAGAACGACGATCCTTCCAAGTGGAAGGGTTTCAAGTTCGCCGTGCCATTCGATTATTCCATGCACAACTTCCTGTTGCGCTACTATGTGGCTGAACATGGCCTTGATCCCGATACGGACATTCAGATCCGTGTGCTGCCGCCGCCCGAGATGGTGGCCAACCTTGCCGCTGGCAACGTGGACGGATATCTCGCGCCTGACCCGTTCAACCAGCGTGCCGTTTATGACGGTGTGGGCTTCATTCATAAGCTCACAAAGGAAATCTGGGACGGGCATCCATGCTGTGCGTTCGCAGCCAGCCAGGCATTTGTGGATGAAATGCCCAATACGTTCATTGCGCTCTACAAGTCGATTATCGATGCTACGGCATTTGCGTCGGCGCAGGAGAACCGCAAGGAAGTGGCTGCTGCCATTTCGCCACGCAACTATCTCAACCAGCCTGTGACGGTGGTCGAGCAAGTGCTGACCGGTACCTTTGCGGATGGTCTTGGCAATGTTCAGAAAGTGCCGGACCGGATCGACTTCAATCCGTTCCCATATCACTCCATGGCGATCTGGATTCTGACGCAGATGAAGCGCTGGGGATATATCTCCGGTGATGTGGACTACAAGGGCGTGGCCGAGCAGGTGTATCTGGCGACAGATGCCCAGAAGGTCATGACCGACATGGGGCTGACGCCGCCGGTCGAGACGTATGACTCCTATGAGGTGATGGGCAAGACATTCGACCCGAACCTGCCCGAAGAATACGTCAACTCTTTTGCGATCCGGAGGTAG
- a CDS encoding ANTAR domain-containing protein, with translation MPEKTLSIVVIDQVPERADLITAGLNGAGYAEVTVISNTVDLVGRIAAINPSVIIVDLENPRRDTVEQMFRVSQQVKRPVVMFVDQSDSDTARAAMDAGVSAYVVDGMQPERIRPIVDLAIARFNKFHKLESQVEELSTELAQRKTIEQAKGILMEQRGLSEPDAYGLLRKASMDQKRPLVEIAESVIVASKVGL, from the coding sequence ATGCCTGAAAAGACGCTGTCCATTGTTGTGATTGATCAGGTGCCCGAGCGGGCAGACCTGATTACGGCTGGCCTCAACGGGGCCGGATACGCGGAAGTGACTGTGATTTCCAATACGGTTGATCTGGTCGGCCGCATCGCTGCGATCAATCCCTCTGTCATCATCGTTGACCTTGAGAACCCGCGCCGCGACACGGTGGAACAGATGTTTCGCGTGTCCCAGCAGGTCAAGCGGCCGGTGGTGATGTTTGTCGATCAAAGCGACTCGGATACTGCCCGCGCTGCGATGGATGCAGGCGTCAGTGCGTATGTGGTTGATGGCATGCAGCCGGAGCGCATTCGCCCGATCGTTGATCTTGCCATTGCCCGGTTCAACAAGTTCCACAAGCTGGAAAGCCAGGTTGAAGAGCTGTCCACTGAACTGGCGCAGCGCAAGACCATCGAGCAGGCCAAGGGCATCTTGATGGAGCAGCGTGGCCTGTCGGAGCCGGATGCCTATGGTCTGCTGCGCAAGGCGTCCATGGATCAAAAGCGCCCGCTTGTTGAAATTGCCGAGAGCGTGATCGTTGCCTCGAAGGTTGGACTCTAG
- a CDS encoding DUF3298 domain-containing protein, with protein MQAIAVGVVAACVTLPAGAQDQQATDAFVQSIKTPQFKSTVTVAPEIIMESGLGSDLVSGSVAAARKLAVLAAEDAEASPEFFRPYLVDELWDVTLANKTFVSVLGTHWMYTGGAHGNYDFSSFIWRRNDDGVGDYMPLGDMFADGMRKDSPLWDVLSRALLEQWEAEWAKRIGQPLGDDDAAWRDSAERAFAYHPEYQPVVTLLPSTQSEKSAGLTFHYSPYLLGPYAMGSFSFDVPYAVFEDYLTDEARPWFGGEIKPALQADE; from the coding sequence ATGCAGGCGATTGCTGTCGGCGTTGTCGCAGCATGTGTCACCCTGCCTGCAGGCGCTCAGGACCAGCAGGCGACAGATGCCTTCGTGCAGAGCATCAAGACGCCGCAGTTCAAATCAACTGTCACTGTGGCGCCTGAAATCATCATGGAATCCGGTCTTGGGTCCGATCTCGTGTCGGGCAGCGTTGCCGCCGCCAGGAAGCTTGCTGTGCTGGCTGCGGAAGACGCGGAGGCCTCGCCGGAATTTTTCCGTCCCTATCTCGTGGACGAGCTGTGGGACGTGACCCTCGCCAACAAGACGTTTGTGAGTGTGCTGGGCACCCACTGGATGTACACGGGCGGTGCCCATGGCAATTATGATTTCTCAAGTTTCATCTGGCGGCGCAATGACGACGGCGTCGGAGACTACATGCCACTTGGGGATATGTTCGCCGACGGCATGCGCAAGGACTCCCCGCTCTGGGATGTGTTGTCCCGTGCGCTTCTGGAGCAGTGGGAAGCGGAATGGGCGAAACGGATTGGTCAGCCCCTAGGAGATGACGACGCTGCATGGAGGGACAGCGCCGAGCGTGCCTTCGCTTATCACCCGGAGTACCAGCCTGTGGTGACGCTGCTGCCGTCAACACAGAGTGAGAAATCTGCGGGACTCACTTTCCATTACTCACCGTACCTGTTGGGCCCCTATGCCATGGGCTCCTTTTCTTTTGATGTGCCTTATGCGGTCTTTGAGGATTACCTCACAGATGAAGCCAGACCCTGGTTCGGTGGTGAGATCAAACCCGCCCTGCAGGCAGATGAGTAA
- a CDS encoding N-acyl homoserine lactonase family protein, translated as MTVALYAFTCGHLTMPFKSFLEGEEGTLKVPVPAYLVVHEKGSVLFDTGLNPHAVHDDTRYRGQVHKSHEFHVSQHELLPARFEDAGLDISTVTHLVNSHLHFDHAGGNQLAPDVPVIVQKRELEHAREAGTPFGYVAEDFETGQSFNMITGELDLFGDGTVVCIPTPGHTPGHQSLKVATDKGQFVLAGDACYLRRSLDNLHLPRFRHDKEAMLASLHTLRDLQQRGATIMYGHDPEFWKDVPQAPTRLG; from the coding sequence ATGACGGTTGCGCTCTACGCCTTCACCTGCGGACATCTCACCATGCCCTTCAAGTCTTTTCTTGAAGGCGAGGAAGGCACGCTGAAAGTTCCCGTGCCGGCCTATCTGGTGGTGCACGAAAAGGGATCCGTGCTGTTCGACACCGGGCTCAATCCGCATGCGGTCCATGATGACACGCGCTATCGCGGTCAGGTGCACAAGTCTCACGAGTTTCATGTGAGCCAGCATGAGCTGCTGCCTGCCCGCTTTGAAGACGCCGGGCTGGACATCTCCACGGTCACGCACCTTGTGAATTCTCATCTCCACTTCGACCATGCCGGTGGCAACCAGCTGGCGCCCGACGTACCTGTCATCGTGCAAAAGCGCGAGCTCGAACACGCACGCGAAGCCGGCACGCCCTTTGGCTATGTGGCTGAGGATTTTGAAACCGGCCAGTCATTCAACATGATCACCGGTGAGCTTGATCTGTTCGGAGACGGCACCGTTGTCTGCATCCCGACACCAGGCCATACACCGGGACATCAATCGCTCAAGGTCGCGACAGACAAAGGCCAATTCGTGCTGGCAGGAGACGCCTGCTACCTGCGCCGGTCGCTGGACAATCTGCACCTGCCCCGGTTTCGTCATGACAAAGAGGCAATGCTCGCGTCTCTGCATACGTTGAGAGATCTGCAGCAGCGCGGCGCGACCATCATGTATGGTCATGACCCTGAATTCTGGAAAGACGTTCCACAGGCGCCAACGCGGCTTGGCTAG
- a CDS encoding MFS transporter, translating to MSQSSPLVGRTLTQLRGVYYGWWVVAAVFVTMATTAGIGFYNLSVLLGAFSEERFDVSEVSGATATFFLASGFAGMAVGRLIEIYDARYVVAISGALGALVFAFVGSITEVWQLYFFYALFGVLYAGCALVPATTLVARWFARRRAVALSMASTGLSVGGIVFAPVSAWIIQTQGLEIAGHWLAIMFFVGVVPAALFVMRPSPQSMGLRIDGDPPLADGEQDGPPDGVSMAVAVRSRFFIGVTAAYVFAMMAQVGALSHQFRLVTVREDAALAAIAVSVLAASSIVGRLLGGFALTRLPIRTFTLTFMAMQAVGLTAFAFADGVVALMAASVLFGVTVGNILMLQPLLLGEAFGLRDYGRIFALSQMFGTVGVAAGPALVGVVYDLAGGYSPAYLAVAAASVVALTIFAVSGAVRQPTPQAD from the coding sequence ATGTCGCAGTCAAGCCCACTTGTCGGCCGCACACTAACGCAGTTGCGTGGTGTCTATTATGGCTGGTGGGTTGTTGCGGCGGTGTTCGTCACCATGGCGACCACGGCGGGCATTGGTTTTTACAATCTTTCAGTTCTGCTCGGGGCCTTCAGCGAAGAGCGTTTTGACGTCAGTGAAGTCTCCGGTGCGACGGCGACGTTCTTCCTCGCCTCCGGCTTTGCGGGCATGGCGGTTGGACGCCTGATCGAAATTTATGACGCGCGCTACGTTGTTGCGATCTCCGGCGCGTTGGGCGCGCTGGTGTTTGCCTTCGTGGGATCGATCACGGAAGTGTGGCAGCTCTACTTTTTCTACGCGTTGTTTGGCGTGCTCTATGCTGGCTGCGCGCTGGTGCCCGCGACCACTCTTGTGGCGCGCTGGTTTGCGCGGCGGCGTGCGGTTGCCCTGTCCATGGCCTCCACGGGGTTGTCTGTCGGCGGCATTGTCTTTGCGCCGGTTTCAGCCTGGATCATTCAGACGCAAGGCCTTGAGATTGCCGGTCACTGGCTGGCGATCATGTTCTTTGTGGGTGTTGTGCCTGCAGCGCTCTTTGTTATGCGGCCCAGCCCGCAAAGCATGGGGCTACGCATAGATGGCGATCCACCGCTTGCGGATGGCGAGCAGGACGGGCCGCCGGATGGTGTTTCCATGGCGGTGGCTGTTCGCTCGCGTTTCTTCATCGGTGTTACTGCAGCCTATGTGTTTGCCATGATGGCGCAGGTGGGTGCGCTGTCGCATCAGTTCAGACTGGTGACCGTGCGCGAAGATGCAGCACTGGCGGCGATTGCAGTCTCAGTGCTTGCGGCTTCGAGCATTGTTGGTCGTCTGCTTGGCGGGTTTGCATTGACGCGGCTGCCGATCCGGACATTCACGCTGACCTTCATGGCCATGCAGGCTGTAGGGCTGACAGCATTTGCGTTTGCTGACGGCGTTGTGGCGCTGATGGCTGCGTCGGTTCTGTTTGGCGTGACCGTGGGCAACATCTTGATGCTGCAACCTTTGTTGCTGGGGGAGGCGTTTGGTCTGCGCGACTATGGTCGCATTTTTGCCCTCAGCCAGATGTTCGGCACGGTTGGTGTTGCCGCTGGTCCAGCGCTGGTAGGTGTTGTCTATGATCTGGCCGGAGGGTACAGCCCGGCCTACCTGGCTGTTGCAGCTGCGTCCGTTGTGGCTTTGACGATTTTTGCGGTGTCGGGCGCTGTGCGTCAGCCGACACCGCAGGCAGACTAG
- a CDS encoding bile acid:sodium symporter, which translates to MSGSFDIVQDMILPAALFGVMVTVGMELTRRDFRDLVAAPKGFLIGSAVQLTMFPAIAILVLWLVPLPVATAVGLAIVAACPSGGFSNVLTLLGRGDLALSISLTTMSSVLAILTLPLVLAFALSVADVGAATGETVSIPLGPTLTQLFAVVLLPVAIGMWARATHPAWVQRNIDRAQQTAQYALYGVVVLLAIQDWQPFSAGIESSMPLAAVMFALSAGGGFFISSMFLTRAQAFTVAIETGTRNVGLSTLVAISVLDRVDWAAFGAVYIAPASLLGFAAALAHRRAIKMDRKRAAERGGQKGRSSSGM; encoded by the coding sequence GTGAGCGGCTCATTCGACATAGTGCAGGACATGATCCTGCCTGCTGCCCTGTTCGGGGTGATGGTGACGGTCGGCATGGAGCTGACCCGTCGCGACTTCCGCGATCTGGTGGCTGCACCCAAGGGCTTTTTGATTGGCAGTGCCGTTCAACTGACGATGTTTCCAGCGATTGCCATTCTTGTTCTCTGGCTGGTGCCGCTGCCGGTGGCGACGGCTGTGGGGCTGGCTATCGTGGCTGCATGTCCCAGTGGCGGTTTCTCCAACGTGCTGACATTGCTGGGACGTGGTGATCTGGCGCTGTCCATATCCCTCACGACAATGTCCAGTGTGCTGGCAATTCTGACATTGCCGCTTGTGCTGGCCTTTGCACTGTCGGTGGCGGATGTCGGGGCGGCCACGGGCGAGACTGTGTCGATCCCGCTGGGACCGACACTTACTCAGTTGTTTGCGGTGGTGTTGCTTCCTGTTGCCATTGGCATGTGGGCACGGGCAACACATCCTGCCTGGGTGCAGCGGAACATTGACCGCGCACAACAGACAGCCCAGTACGCGCTGTATGGCGTGGTGGTGTTGCTTGCCATTCAGGACTGGCAGCCGTTCAGTGCTGGCATCGAGTCATCCATGCCGCTGGCAGCCGTCATGTTTGCCTTGAGCGCAGGCGGTGGCTTTTTCATCTCCAGCATGTTTTTGACCCGGGCGCAGGCCTTCACGGTGGCGATCGAGACCGGCACCCGCAATGTTGGTCTGTCGACGCTGGTGGCCATCAGTGTGCTGGACCGGGTGGACTGGGCGGCCTTTGGGGCTGTGTATATTGCTCCGGCCAGCCTGTTGGGCTTTGCTGCCGCTCTGGCGCATCGCCGGGCCATCAAGATGGACCGCAAGCGCGCAGCGGAGCGCGGCGGTCAAAAAGGACGCTCCTCGTCCGGGATGTAA
- a CDS encoding PilZ domain-containing protein, producing the protein MPDHISDHADDEPAHHPDLETDTGAERRLHERETDTATRPTIDLGFGPVDIIDWSFGGARLKGATLSLTVGEFATGTISLGTASGKFIADVVRIHPPYFDPQSSPDEISLRWLDLPPDVLEQMIAAKAAPASP; encoded by the coding sequence GTGCCCGATCACATCTCTGATCACGCTGATGATGAGCCAGCCCACCACCCGGACCTGGAAACGGATACCGGCGCGGAACGTCGCCTGCATGAGCGTGAGACGGATACAGCAACCCGTCCCACCATTGATCTTGGCTTTGGCCCGGTGGACATCATCGACTGGTCGTTCGGCGGTGCCCGCCTCAAAGGCGCGACCCTCTCCTTGACGGTCGGTGAGTTTGCCACCGGCACCATCTCGCTGGGCACGGCCAGTGGCAAGTTCATTGCCGACGTGGTCCGCATTCATCCACCCTATTTTGATCCCCAAAGCAGCCCCGACGAAATCAGCCTGCGCTGGCTTGATCTCCCGCCCGACGTGCTCGAGCAGATGATCGCCGCCAAGGCCGCACCCGCATCGCCATAA
- a CDS encoding enoyl-CoA hydratase-related protein, translating into MDYTTLDIRKEGAVDWVTLNRPDALNSLDPIMVDELLDYFHSLYMNNAVRVVVLKGAGRAFCAGLDLKDTSNRSDSSAVQSGPAAGLMSQRRISEIVMRMRKCQQPIISLVHGPACGGGFALALASDIRIAGESAKMNAAFIRIGLSACDIGVSYFLPRLVGVSVASELMLTGRFIKAERALATGLVSEVVPDDKLEEAVRPYLDEMLTTAPLGLRLTKECLNMNIDAGSLEAAIAMEDRNQILTAQTQDVKEGFAAFVEKRAPQYQDR; encoded by the coding sequence ATGGACTACACGACACTCGACATCCGCAAAGAAGGTGCCGTTGACTGGGTAACGCTCAATCGCCCCGACGCGCTCAACTCCCTTGACCCCATCATGGTCGACGAACTGCTGGATTACTTCCACTCACTCTATATGAACAACGCCGTGCGCGTGGTCGTGCTCAAGGGCGCCGGTCGTGCCTTTTGTGCAGGCCTTGATCTCAAGGACACCTCCAACCGGTCCGACAGCTCGGCCGTTCAGTCCGGACCAGCCGCTGGCCTCATGTCCCAGCGCCGCATCTCTGAAATCGTCATGCGCATGCGCAAGTGCCAGCAGCCGATCATTTCCCTCGTCCATGGCCCGGCCTGCGGCGGCGGCTTTGCATTGGCGCTGGCGTCCGACATCCGCATTGCCGGTGAGAGCGCAAAAATGAATGCTGCCTTCATCCGTATCGGCCTGTCGGCGTGCGACATCGGCGTCTCTTACTTCCTGCCGCGCCTTGTGGGCGTCTCGGTAGCCAGCGAGTTGATGCTCACCGGTCGCTTCATCAAGGCCGAGCGCGCGCTGGCCACGGGCCTCGTCTCCGAAGTGGTGCCCGATGACAAACTCGAGGAGGCCGTCCGCCCCTATCTCGATGAGATGCTGACCACAGCCCCCCTTGGTCTGCGCCTCACCAAGGAGTGCCTCAACATGAACATTGACGCAGGCTCCCTTGAGGCAGCCATTGCCATGGAAGACCGCAACCAGATCCTCACCGCCCAGACCCAGGACGTGAAGGAAGGTTTTGCAGCCTTTGTGGAGAAGCGGGCACCCCAGTATCAGGACCGGTAG
- a CDS encoding acyl-CoA dehydrogenase C-terminal domain-containing protein: MPTYKAPVDDFMFIFHDLLKIQDRDDLPGFSDLTEDMTRAILEGGGKFCEEVLQPINQSGDAEGAHFENGVVRVPEGFKEAYEQYCEGGWNRLAAPESMGGAGMPAVVSFAFTEMGMAANQAFTMYPGLTSAAYSALAATGDDWMKEHVVPKMVSGEWSGTMCLTEPHCGTDLKLMKTKAVEQDDGTYKLSGTKIFISGGDHDMTDNIVHMVIAKIPDEDGKLADDLSTVNFFMVPKVNVDQETGALQERNGVSTGSIEKKMGIKAQATCVLNFDDAKAYRLGPKPQPKAPANADGSKPKSKSSGMAGMFGMMNAARMGVGIQGIAIGDVAYQNGAIYANERLAGRALSGAKNPDASADPIIVHPDVRRMLLASRSFVEGARALAMWVSLMFTEARAAKDEKSREFAEDMGQLMTPIIKGYFTDKGFEAANNSMQVFGGHGYVADHGMEQFVRDARINQVYEGANGVQALDLVGRKMTAKGGRAPMAFFAHVQKFIDDNQGDANLKPLLDSLQAGLGDLQHAALWLAENAPKDFEQAGAASYDVMTMFGIVSLGFMWAQMAKTAQAKLDAGEGDAEFYKRKLVLAKFWMEREMPMTASLKTRSAAGAETLMELDAASF, from the coding sequence ATGCCTACCTATAAAGCCCCTGTCGACGACTTCATGTTTATCTTCCACGACCTCCTGAAGATTCAGGATCGTGACGATCTTCCCGGATTCTCGGACCTCACTGAAGACATGACCCGCGCCATTCTCGAAGGCGGCGGCAAGTTCTGTGAAGAAGTCCTTCAGCCCATCAACCAGTCCGGTGATGCCGAAGGCGCCCACTTTGAAAACGGCGTCGTGCGTGTGCCTGAGGGCTTCAAGGAAGCCTACGAGCAATATTGCGAAGGCGGCTGGAACCGCCTGGCCGCCCCTGAAAGCATGGGTGGCGCTGGAATGCCTGCCGTCGTGAGCTTTGCCTTCACCGAAATGGGCATGGCCGCAAACCAGGCCTTCACCATGTATCCCGGCCTGACCAGCGCCGCTTACAGTGCGCTGGCTGCCACCGGCGATGACTGGATGAAAGAGCACGTTGTACCCAAGATGGTGAGCGGCGAGTGGAGCGGCACCATGTGCCTGACCGAGCCTCACTGTGGCACCGACCTCAAGCTGATGAAGACCAAGGCTGTTGAGCAGGACGACGGCACCTACAAGCTGTCCGGCACCAAGATCTTCATTTCCGGCGGCGACCACGACATGACGGACAACATCGTCCACATGGTGATCGCCAAGATTCCGGATGAAGACGGCAAGCTGGCTGATGACCTCTCCACCGTGAACTTCTTCATGGTTCCCAAGGTCAACGTAGACCAGGAAACCGGCGCCCTGCAGGAGCGCAACGGCGTTTCCACCGGGTCCATCGAAAAGAAAATGGGCATCAAGGCGCAGGCCACCTGCGTGCTCAACTTTGATGACGCCAAGGCCTACCGCCTTGGCCCCAAGCCGCAGCCCAAAGCCCCCGCAAATGCGGACGGCAGCAAGCCCAAATCCAAGTCCTCCGGCATGGCCGGCATGTTCGGCATGATGAACGCCGCCCGCATGGGCGTGGGCATCCAGGGCATCGCCATCGGCGATGTCGCCTACCAGAACGGTGCCATCTACGCGAACGAACGCCTCGCTGGCCGCGCACTGTCCGGCGCCAAGAACCCGGATGCGTCCGCTGATCCCATCATCGTGCACCCGGATGTCCGCCGCATGCTGCTGGCATCCCGCTCCTTCGTGGAAGGCGCCCGCGCCCTTGCCATGTGGGTATCGCTGATGTTCACCGAGGCGCGCGCGGCCAAGGATGAAAAGTCCCGCGAATTCGCTGAAGACATGGGCCAGCTGATGACACCGATCATCAAGGGCTACTTCACCGACAAGGGCTTTGAAGCCGCCAACAATTCCATGCAGGTCTTTGGTGGCCACGGCTACGTCGCCGATCACGGCATGGAACAGTTCGTCCGTGATGCCCGCATCAACCAGGTCTATGAAGGCGCGAACGGCGTTCAGGCTCTGGACCTGGTCGGCCGCAAGATGACAGCCAAGGGCGGCCGTGCCCCCATGGCCTTCTTTGCCCATGTGCAGAAGTTCATCGACGACAACCAGGGCGACGCCAATCTGAAGCCGCTGCTTGATTCCCTTCAGGCAGGCCTTGGCGACCTTCAGCACGCAGCCCTGTGGCTGGCTGAAAACGCACCCAAGGACTTCGAGCAGGCCGGCGCTGCCTCTTACGATGTCATGACCATGTTCGGCATCGTGTCGCTCGGCTTCATGTGGGCCCAGATGGCTAAGACCGCACAGGCCAAGCTTGATGCCGGTGAAGGTGATGCCGAGTTCTACAAGCGCAAGCTGGTGCTCGCGAAGTTCTGGATGGAACGCGAAATGCCCATGACGGCTTCTCTCAAGACCCGCTCTGCAGCTGGTGCTGAGACCCTGATGGAACTCGACGCTGCCAGCTTCTAG
- a CDS encoding SDR family oxidoreductase has translation MKNLFDVSGKVVVITGGSRGIGEMIATGFVENGAKVYITARKAEACDATAARLSEIGTCISLPYDLSTVEGVTAFAKEIESREEKLDVLINNAGAAWGEPIDDYSEKGWDKVFDINIKGPFFLTQKLLPLLRKAATYEEPARIINTASINGIEPPILDTFAYSSSKAGMIMLTRHLAGRLADDNILVNAIAPGPFPSNMMAATLATMGDAIKADNPRKRIGEPEDIAGVAIFLASRASAYTTGATVPCDGGASQV, from the coding sequence ATGAAAAACCTCTTTGACGTGTCCGGCAAAGTCGTCGTCATCACCGGCGGCAGCCGCGGCATTGGCGAAATGATCGCCACCGGCTTCGTAGAGAATGGCGCCAAGGTCTACATCACCGCCCGTAAGGCAGAGGCCTGCGACGCAACCGCCGCCCGCCTGTCTGAAATCGGCACCTGCATCTCGTTGCCTTACGATCTTTCCACTGTTGAAGGCGTCACAGCCTTTGCCAAGGAAATTGAAAGCCGCGAAGAAAAGCTCGATGTACTCATCAACAATGCCGGCGCTGCCTGGGGCGAGCCCATTGATGACTACTCTGAAAAAGGCTGGGACAAGGTTTTTGACATCAACATCAAAGGCCCGTTCTTCCTGACCCAGAAGCTGCTGCCGCTGCTGCGCAAGGCCGCCACCTATGAAGAGCCGGCCCGCATCATCAACACAGCCTCCATCAACGGCATCGAGCCTCCGATCCTTGATACATTTGCCTACTCCTCCTCTAAGGCCGGCATGATCATGCTGACCCGTCACCTGGCCGGTCGCCTTGCGGACGACAACATCCTCGTCAACGCCATCGCGCCGGGCCCCTTCCCGTCCAACATGATGGCCGCAACCCTTGCCACCATGGGCGACGCCATCAAGGCCGATAACCCGCGCAAGCGCATCGGTGAACCAGAAGACATCGCAGGCGTCGCCATCTTCCTGGCGTCCCGTGCCTCTGCCTACACCACAGGCGCCACGGTGCCGTGTGACGGCGGCGCAAGTCAGGTCTAG
- a CDS encoding alpha/beta hydrolase → MQIKANGIDIEVETFGDKANPTIIFVMGFGAQLINWPPEMMSALVDRGFHVVRFDNRDVGLSQKFPELGTPDAGEVMGKVLAGETPEVPYTLTDMAADAVGVLDTLGIDKAHIVGGSMGGMIVQLAAAEWPDRFKSMTSIFSTTGNQEVPPATDAAMAALLGRPANEERETVIKHSMGVRAAIGSPAFPTPDDEAREKAGETFDRSYYPEGTTRQYAAIIADGDRRERLKKITCPVLVMHGTDDPLVRVEGGRDTAANIPGSKLVEIAGWGHDMPKEVLPQLIDEISAHCTTAEGRAAAAE, encoded by the coding sequence ATGCAGATCAAGGCAAACGGCATCGACATTGAGGTCGAGACATTTGGCGACAAGGCCAACCCCACCATCATTTTCGTGATGGGTTTCGGGGCGCAGCTCATCAACTGGCCGCCGGAAATGATGAGTGCGCTGGTGGACCGTGGGTTCCATGTGGTGCGGTTTGACAATCGCGATGTGGGCCTGTCGCAGAAGTTCCCTGAGCTTGGCACGCCGGATGCGGGCGAAGTGATGGGCAAGGTGCTGGCCGGAGAAACGCCAGAGGTTCCCTACACGCTCACGGATATGGCTGCTGATGCGGTGGGCGTGCTGGATACGCTGGGCATCGACAAGGCGCACATCGTGGGCGGGTCCATGGGTGGCATGATCGTGCAGCTGGCCGCGGCTGAATGGCCGGACCGGTTTAAGTCGATGACATCGATCTTCTCAACCACGGGCAATCAGGAGGTGCCACCGGCCACGGACGCAGCCATGGCGGCACTTCTGGGCCGCCCTGCCAATGAAGAGCGCGAAACAGTCATCAAGCACTCAATGGGTGTACGTGCGGCGATCGGCTCTCCAGCCTTTCCAACGCCTGATGATGAAGCCCGCGAAAAGGCCGGTGAGACCTTTGACCGGTCCTACTATCCCGAAGGCACGACACGTCAGTATGCCGCCATCATTGCCGATGGTGACCGGCGTGAACGCCTGAAAAAGATCACCTGCCCTGTGCTGGTGATGCACGGCACGGATGACCCGCTGGTACGGGTTGAAGGTGGCCGTGACACGGCTGCGAACATCCCGGGCTCCAAGCTTGTGGAGATTGCAGGTTGGGGCCACGATATGCCCAAGGAAGTGCTACCGCAGCTGATTGATGAAATCAGCGCTCATTGCACTACTGCTGAAGGTCGGGCTGCTGCTGCTGAGTAA